The DNA sequence TATTAAAAAATATTTTAGAAGCAATGCCAAATTTAATAAAACATATATACACAATGGTTTTAGTTATGGTTGGATGGACATTCTTTGGAATAGATAGTATACAAAAATCTTTAGAGTATTTAAAGGTGATGTTTTTATTAAATGGAAATCCAATTATAGATTCAACATTTTTATATTACTTATTTACTAATTTAATTCTTTTAATAATATTAATTTTATGTTCTACACCAATAGTTAATAAAGTATTTAAAAAGATTATTCAAAACGGAAAGATGAAAGGTGTCGTATTTGCTACTTCAGTTCAATTTATTTTACTATTTGTTAGTATTGCATATTTAGTAAATGAAACATACAATCCTTTCTTATACTTTAGATTTTAAGAGAGGTGAGAATATTGAAATATAGAAATAAAAAGTTAAGAAGAAATTTACAAAAAAATTCACGTAAATATAAAAATGTTTATATTAAATTAATGACTATAATGTTTTTATTAACAATATTTGTATTTGTAGGTTTGAATCTTATTATTAAAGATAAGGAGTTTTCAGAAAATGAAAACAGAATATTACAGCAAAAACCTAAATTTACCTTTGATAGATTATTTGAAGGTAGATATACAAAAAAATATGAAAAATATACAGTTGATCAGATAGTAGGAAGAGACGAATTTATAAAGGTTAAGACAAAGGTAGATTCATTATTAGGTAAAAATAGTGAAAACGGTGTATATAAGGGTAAAGATGGATATCTAATAGAAAACTTTAATAAACCTAATAAAGAGTATTTAAAAGCAAATATAGAGGCTATAAATAAATTTGCTAATAAACATAAAGATATAAATCAATACATGTTAATTGCACCAAACTCAGTTAATATTTTATCTGATAAACTACCTAATTTTGCACCAGTTTATGACCAAGATAAATATCTAAAAGAATTAGATAAGTCTGTAGATAATAAAGTAAAGTTTATAAATGTATCAGATTCACTTAAAGATCATAAAAAAGAATATATTTATTATAAAACAGATCATCATTGGACTACATTAGGTGCATATTATGCATTCTTAGATTTTGCTAATCAAGCTGGGCTTGATGTGAATCCTAATGGATATGAAAAATATAGAGTATCAAATGACTTTTATGGAACTTTATATTCAAAGAGCGGATATAAAGTAGATCCAGATAAAGTTGATATATTCACTCCTAAAGATAAAAATGATCAAGTTATAGTTGAATATAAAGAAGAAAAGAAGAAGTCTCCTACTATATATAATAGTGAGGCTTTAAAGAAAAAAGACAAGTACGAGGTATTTTTAGGAGGAAATCATCCTTTAGTAGATATAAAAACAACTAGTGAAAGTGATAAAGTTTTGTTACTAGTAAAAGATTCTTATGCTAATAGTTTTGTACAATTTCTAACTCATTATTATAAAGAAATAATAATGGTAGACCCAAGATATTATTATGAAGATATTGAAAATCTAATAAAAGATAAGAATATAACTGATATGCTTTATTTATATAATTCTAATACATTTTTTAATGATTCATCACTAGCTCCTGTATTAAATAATATATAAAAAAATATTATAAAATTTTTTTAAAAAAGAAACTGCATTCAGAACTTAGATATAGTGCGGTTTCTTTTCTATTTGTGTTTTAAAATGTATTTTTTGTGGTATTTATCAACTTGAATAAATACCATATATAGTATAGAATGGACTATGTGATTACTACATATGGTATAAAAATTTATTAACGTATACAATATGAAATTATAAAAGTCAATACTTTTGTAGAATAAAATTTAATCAATCAAGATGTATTAGACAAAAGGAGAGTTTTATGAAAAAACAATTAAATATAATTAAAAGGGATGGAAGCATTGCAGAGTTTGATAAGACTAAGATAGAAAATGCAATACTTAAAGCTATGAAGTATGGAAGTGGAATATATGAAGAAGAAATAGCTAATGAAATAGCTAATCAAATAGAAGTTAAATGTAACGAAAATCCACATTTATCCACTGTAAATCAAGTTGAAGACATGGTTTATGAAAGTTTAATTAATCATAAGCATGAATTAACAGCTAAAGCTTATGAGGGGTATAGAGCTGTTCAATCTTTTAAAAGAGAAGTTAATACTACTGATGATAGTATATTAGGACTTTTAGATAATAGTAATGAAGATGTAATAAATGAAAATTCTAATAAAAACGGATTACTAGCATCTACTCAAAGAGATTTAATTGCTGGGGAAGTGTCTAAGGATATAGCAAGAAGAAAATTAATACCAGCTCACATAGCACATGCACATGATGAAGGTGTTCTTCACTATCATGATATGGACTATGCAATACAACCTATTCATAACTGTATGCTTATAAATTTAGAAGATATGCTAAGTAACGGAACGGTAATAAGTAATAAGTTAGTAGAGTCTCCTAAGTCATTTACAACAGCATGTACAGTGACTACTCAAATAATAGCACAAATAGCTAGTGGACAGTATGGTGGAAACTCTATAACTATAAAACATATAGCACCATTTTTAAGAGTATCTTATGATAAATACTATAATAAATATATTCAAAAATACTCAGAAGAAATGGCAAAAGAATTAGCTGAAGATAGAATGATGGAAGAATTAAAGGGTGGTATACAAACCATAAGATATCAACTATCTACTTTATATACAAGTAATGGTCAATCACCATTTTCTACAATATATCTAGAAATCGAAGAAGGTCATGAGTATGAAAGAGAAATGGCCTTAATTTGTGAGGAAATGATTCTTCAAAGATTAGAAGGAATGAAAAACTACAAGGGGCAAGAAGTTGGAGAAGAATTCCCAAAATTAGTTTATCTTTTAGATGAGCATAACTGCTTAGAAGGTGGAAAATATGATTATATTACTAAATTAGCAGCTAAATGTAGTACTAAAAGATTAGTTCCAGATTATCAAAGTGCTAAAATAATGAGAAAAAATTATGAAGGAAACACATTCCCTCCAATGGGATGTAGAAGTCATTTATCTCCATGGAAAGATGAAAATGGAAAC is a window from the Paraclostridium sordellii genome containing:
- the nrdD gene encoding anaerobic ribonucleoside-triphosphate reductase, whose product is MKKQLNIIKRDGSIAEFDKTKIENAILKAMKYGSGIYEEEIANEIANQIEVKCNENPHLSTVNQVEDMVYESLINHKHELTAKAYEGYRAVQSFKREVNTTDDSILGLLDNSNEDVINENSNKNGLLASTQRDLIAGEVSKDIARRKLIPAHIAHAHDEGVLHYHDMDYAIQPIHNCMLINLEDMLSNGTVISNKLVESPKSFTTACTVTTQIIAQIASGQYGGNSITIKHIAPFLRVSYDKYYNKYIQKYSEEMAKELAEDRMMEELKGGIQTIRYQLSTLYTSNGQSPFSTIYLEIEEGHEYEREMALICEEMILQRLEGMKNYKGQEVGEEFPKLVYLLDEHNCLEGGKYDYITKLAAKCSTKRLVPDYQSAKIMRKNYEGNTFPPMGCRSHLSPWKDENGNYKWYGRFNQGVISLNLVQVALTANKDMDKFWEVLDERLELCKEALMVRHDLLKGVISDVSPIHWQHGGIARLKKGEKIDPLLENGYSTLSLGYVGVYEMTQAMLEVSHTTKEGEEFALKVMNYLNDTCQKWKDETGLGFGLYGTPGESLTSRFCRIDKQKFGEIKNVTDRMYYTNSYHVHVSEEIDAFEKLKFESQFHDISLGGCISYIEVPDMSKNLPAVEQIINYIYHNIQYAEINTKPDICYSCGFTGEIKLDKDLEWYCPNCGNKDKNEMQVMRRTCGYIGANMWGKGRTQEIGQRVLHL
- a CDS encoding DHHW family protein, which encodes MKYRNKKLRRNLQKNSRKYKNVYIKLMTIMFLLTIFVFVGLNLIIKDKEFSENENRILQQKPKFTFDRLFEGRYTKKYEKYTVDQIVGRDEFIKVKTKVDSLLGKNSENGVYKGKDGYLIENFNKPNKEYLKANIEAINKFANKHKDINQYMLIAPNSVNILSDKLPNFAPVYDQDKYLKELDKSVDNKVKFINVSDSLKDHKKEYIYYKTDHHWTTLGAYYAFLDFANQAGLDVNPNGYEKYRVSNDFYGTLYSKSGYKVDPDKVDIFTPKDKNDQVIVEYKEEKKKSPTIYNSEALKKKDKYEVFLGGNHPLVDIKTTSESDKVLLLVKDSYANSFVQFLTHYYKEIIMVDPRYYYEDIENLIKDKNITDMLYLYNSNTFFNDSSLAPVLNNI